The Flavobacterium sp. 1 genome contains the following window.
AAGTAAACAAAAAGAAAAGTCTCCAGAAAGTTGCCGGTTCTTTGAATACAAAAATACCAATTAAGACAGTTCCTACCGCACCTATTCCTGTCCAGACTGCATAAGCAGTTCCGATTGGCAAAGTTTGAGAAGCTTTGTACAAAAGCGTCATGCTAATCGAAAGCGCTATAAAAAAACCAACCATCCACAGAGTCGA
Protein-coding sequences here:
- a CDS encoding multidrug efflux SMR transporter, with translation MNWILLIIAGLFEVGFAACLGKAKETSGVTSTLWMVGFFIALSISMTLLYKASQTLPIGTAYAVWTGIGAVGTVLIGIFVFKEPATFWRLFFLFTLISSIIGLKFVSSH